DNA sequence from the Candidatus Methylomirabilota bacterium genome:
GCGGAGATGTCGCGCTCGCTCGCCAAGCTGCGCGAGTTCAGGGACCGCCAGGGCGCGACGGTGGTCTACGGCCACGACGCGGCTCAGTGGCAGGAGCTGTCACGCGCTCCCGCCCCCCTGCGGTAGATCTCCCGGTCTCGCGCTCCGACGGTCAGCGTCGAGAGGTAGCGCCGACATCGTTCCACGGCGCGAACGGGTTCTCGACGTGGTAGAGGGCGGGGGCCAGGGCCGGGAAGTGGCGCAGGAGCACGCTCCGCATGCCGTTGTTCTCGATCCAGTCGAGGCCGGCCTGGCTGTAGATGGCTGGGGTGAAGTCCGTGGTGAAGAACCGATCGCTCTTCAATCGTCGCGAGGCCATGAGGATGAAGAGCCGGAACGCCGTATCGCTGAAGCCGAAACCGGGGGGCGGCGTCTCCGCGAACAGGCCGACCATCAGGTCCACGCGATCGACGTGTCCGTAGACCTCCCGGAGCTCGCGCGCCCACTCCGGATTGCTCGTGAGCTGCTCGAAGGACTTGACCCGGGGCAAGTGGAAGAGCTCCCGGAAGCGGTTGTAGCGAGGGATGCCTCGCTCGCGATCTCTCACGATGTCGATGGCGGCCAGGTCGATGATCTCATCCACGTCGCCATCGCTCTTGCGCCGGCGGAGGCGACGCATCCAGTCCGGAAAGTTGTGGAGGGTCAGCGCGCCCGGATTGGCCCGGCCCAGGGAATAGAAGAGATCGGCCATCCCCACCGTGCCGTCCGCCAGCGCATGCGTGCGGGCGCGCGGCCCCACCACGTCCGAGGGATCGTCGTCGGCCTCCGCCCCCAGGGAGAAGGTCTGGAGCAGACGCCCGTCTCGCACGCCATGGACGTCGAGACGATCGGGCATCAAGGGGTGCATCCGGTACACGGACACGAACTCTTCGGTGAGGCAGTAGTCCGCCCCGGCGTGGTCGGTGGCCGAGCCGGGGATGCCGCTGACCGCTTCCGATTCGCTGATGCGGCCAAAGGCCCGGCGGACTCTCTCCGTGGCGAGGCCGAACCAGTTCCCGCGAAGCCCGATCTGGACGGCGGGGTGGGCGAGGATGGCGGGGGTCCAGTCGACGCTGTGGATCTTGGCCATGAGGGCGACGTTGACGAGGCGCGCGGTGGCGTAGAGCTGCTCGTCGTCCCAGTCGGGATACTCGCGGGCGAGATGATCGCAGATGGCGTTGTGCTCGCTGGCAAAGAGGTTGTGGAGCAGGCTGAGCCCGATCCACCAGTTGCCCGTGAAGGCCGTCTTCTCCAAGCCGTTCTGCTTCACGAGCAAGAGCTCGTGCGCGTCCACGGCGAGCTTGCCCTGCTTGCCCGCGCGATAGTAGGCGTCGGCGATCTGGCTGCTCCCGTAGATCTGTGACCCGTCCCACCAGTGCGACTCGGCATTGGCGAAGGTGGGAGGACCGGCGCCATCGTTCGCCGCACGGGT
Encoded proteins:
- a CDS encoding peroxidase family protein, which encodes MIQNAGHPARPTSSFLPLVLFSLGLIALAHVGAEVVTRIAGPDGGHPVTFYRVIFTIWVTTLLVTPALCSFVLRRPGETGACWRWLWTMAYVAFLFHVYWTVWGTFHGNIVEIFASNSNAGASPERTVEHPGMDFLLTFWWGLDVALAWLVTRRVRWIQLQRGAVHLFTFMMFFGALVLAAKATTVAHLLGIGFALVVTSSFLYALIFRETDPDSLLLYLHGKVFQLLNRFVAWHRLPNVLAVANILALRDVLRAKNLHDTSHVPVSNPQGERAVVPFRPRHLVSREPDGFYNDLTRPAMGSASLNPADPMDTSGFTLSSRGARFGRNIPLSEVIPERDQALLEPNPRLISQKLLSRGAGGFKPAPSLNLLAAAWIQFQVHDWFNHGSPVKGGEIEVSIPAGDQWHQCPMRIRRTRPDPTRAANDGAGPPTFANAESHWWDGSQIYGSSQIADAYYRAGKQGKLAVDAHELLLVKQNGLEKTAFTGNWWIGLSLLHNLFASEHNAICDHLAREYPDWDDEQLYATARLVNVALMAKIHSVDWTPAILAHPAVQIGLRGNWFGLATERVRRAFGRISESEAVSGIPGSATDHAGADYCLTEEFVSVYRMHPLMPDRLDVHGVRDGRLLQTFSLGAEADDDPSDVVGPRARTHALADGTVGMADLFYSLGRANPGALTLHNFPDWMRRLRRRKSDGDVDEIIDLAAIDIVRDRERGIPRYNRFRELFHLPRVKSFEQLTSNPEWARELREVYGHVDRVDLMVGLFAETPPPGFGFSDTAFRLFILMASRRLKSDRFFTTDFTPAIYSQAGLDWIENNGMRSVLLRHFPALAPALYHVENPFAPWNDVGATSRR